A stretch of DNA from Bacillota bacterium:
GCGGCTGCTGAGTTGCCGTAGCACTTCATCCGCGGTCTTGCCTTTAGCATCAATAACCGGGACGCTGTTTACCAAATCCTCCATCTGCATGACGTTACTGTCTCTTCCGCTCACCACAATCGCCTGAGCCTGGGCGATTTTCGCTTTGGTCAGGTCCACCGTTTGATAACCTTCCTGTTCTAAGGCATGTTTAATGTTAGTCAGGCTGTCTTCAACAGCGATCAATTGTTCCCGTTTGACCATAATAATCACCTCCGTTAAGCAAGACTTTCTTCACGGAGATATTATGGTCCAAAATACTAATACTTATGCTCGCTACTTTTGGTCATAATTGTTCGCCTTCTG
This window harbors:
- a CDS encoding YkuS family protein — encoded protein: MVKREQLIAVEDSLTNIKHALEQEGYQTVDLTKAKIAQAQAIVVSGRDSNVMQMEDLVNSVPVIDAKGKTADEVLRQLSSRLLS